Part of the Nostoc sp. ATCC 53789 genome, TCTGGCCGTCCTGTGAATCGCCCTTCTGAAACCTCTGAAGATGAAAATTGGGGTTCATCTAGGCAAGTTGATGATTGGGAAAGTTCGGGAGGGGAAGTCAGAAAACCTTCTCGCCGTAATAATAACGGTTCTCAACGTCCAGAAAGCCGGGAAGATGATGTTGCTCCTAGACCAAGAAGGCGTCGTCCACCCACAGACTCAGCTTCTCGAAGACCGCGCGAAGATGATGAGGCGATCCCAACTGATTATGTACCGTATAACCCGATTGAAAAGCCAAATCAGGGACCAGATAATTCGACTGATTTTGATGACGATGTTTAAAACAGTTGGCGTGGAAATAGGTTTAAAGGCAACGGAAAACAGTTGAGGTGGAAAAATTTACGCCTACATTTTGGCTCCAAAGACCAATTCATTGGAGCCTGGTTTTTGGTTTAACAGGTTTGCTTGCATCTTGCGGTTCTAACAATATTCCCATAGGGCCTACTTCCCTCAACAGTCGCTACACCGAGGAGCAGCCTGCTTTGAGTGGAAATGGGCGCTTTTTAGCGTTTGTATCTAATCGGAATGGTAATCAACAGCTATTAGTTTTCGATTTGGAGAGGCAACAGTTTATTGGCACACCGGGCATAAACCGAGCAGAGACAATTGCTGAAAGTCCTAGCTTGAGCTACACCGGACGTTATATTGCTTATCTTACTAGTGACCAAGGTAGACCCGTGGTGGCGCTTTACGATCGCGCTACGCAACAGTCGCAAATCGTTACACCAACCTATCGCGGCTGGATCAGAAAACCAAATATCAGCCCAGATGGACGTTATGTTGTCTTTGAAAGCGCCAGCCGTGGTCAGTGGGATATTGAAGTCCTAGACCGAGGGCCAAATATTGAGTTAGATATTCCCAACGGTGCAACCGTAGGTTCACCTCCGTAGAAGAGAGGGAGCAGGGAGCAGGGAGATGAGGGAGAATAATTAATGCCTGTACAATGCCCAATGCCTCA contains:
- a CDS encoding TolB family protein; its protein translation is MEKFTPTFWLQRPIHWSLVFGLTGLLASCGSNNIPIGPTSLNSRYTEEQPALSGNGRFLAFVSNRNGNQQLLVFDLERQQFIGTPGINRAETIAESPSLSYTGRYIAYLTSDQGRPVVALYDRATQQSQIVTPTYRGWIRKPNISPDGRYVVFESASRGQWDIEVLDRGPNIELDIPNGATVGSPP